In Musa acuminata AAA Group cultivar baxijiao chromosome BXJ3-9, Cavendish_Baxijiao_AAA, whole genome shotgun sequence, a single genomic region encodes these proteins:
- the LOC135650027 gene encoding uncharacterized protein LOC135650027: protein MLTTKTRSRRGPQVCCFLILLLLVTLIILYLTVFKPKQPEVRGTVVGLRQIEFQPFPNFMLNITLVVAVTIENPNYAGFEFESGTTLIFYRGVLVGQAPVMEGEVGARSTETLSVYVELEVSTITANPNFVQDIASGILPLESFTSVRGKVTILGVFKLNASVFTSCDITVALLSRYASATCNTRVST, encoded by the coding sequence ATGCTGACGACCAAAACCAGATCTCGCAGAGGGCCTCAGGTTTGCTGCTTCCTCATTCTTCTGCTGCTCGTGACCCTCATCATCCTATACTTAACGGTCTTCAAGCCGAAGCAACCGGAAGTGCGCGGCACGGTGGTCGGCCTCCGGCAGATCGAGTTCCAGCCCTTCCCCAACTTCATGCTGAACATTACGCTGGTTGTGGCCGTCACCATCGAGAATCCCAACTACGCCGGCTTCGAGTTCGAGAGCGGGACGACCTTGATCTTCTACCGCGGTGTCTTGGTCGGACAGGCGCCGGTGATGGAAGGGGAAGTCGGCGCGCGCTCGACGGAGACGCTCAGCGTGTACGTCGAACTCGAGGTGTCGACGATCACAGCCAACCCCAACTTCGTGCAAGACATCGCCTCGGGAATTCTGCCTCTTGAGTCGTTCACGAGCGTTCGGGGGAAGGTGACCATTCTGGGGGTCTTCAAACTCAATGCATCCGTTTTCACGTCGTGTGATATAACCGTGGCCCTTCTTTCTCGCTACGCGAGCGCGACCTGCAATACCAGAGTCAGCACTTGA